The Acidicapsa acidisoli genome window below encodes:
- a CDS encoding ABC-2 transporter permease encodes MNWTMVGRLIRKDWYLNRMPILFSIIGGVATLAAMAAMHGSTIAMVLGVIVVVTILVGIGAMVMMSAVVERRQQTLPFVMSLPISFLEYTTAKIVGGLLIFLVLWGAMLAGIVATILLAPGFPHGLIPFVTIMCVEILMTTCLVITVAVTTESQPWTVGATQVGALGVNGIGWSIVRLPEIGGTMRSTTVQWSGTATALLVAELALIALMLLITFFVQARKKDFI; translated from the coding sequence ATGAACTGGACAATGGTGGGGCGGCTGATTCGGAAGGACTGGTATTTGAACCGCATGCCGATCCTGTTTTCGATAATCGGAGGCGTAGCGACCCTGGCAGCGATGGCGGCTATGCACGGCTCGACGATTGCGATGGTTCTCGGGGTCATTGTTGTGGTTACAATCCTGGTCGGGATTGGCGCAATGGTGATGATGTCGGCAGTAGTGGAACGAAGGCAGCAGACTCTGCCCTTTGTGATGAGCCTGCCCATTAGTTTCCTGGAGTATACGACCGCGAAGATTGTTGGCGGCTTGCTGATTTTTCTCGTGTTGTGGGGTGCGATGCTGGCAGGCATCGTGGCGACGATTCTGCTGGCTCCGGGGTTCCCGCACGGATTGATTCCGTTCGTGACGATCATGTGCGTCGAGATTTTGATGACTACATGTCTAGTGATCACGGTTGCGGTAACGACCGAGTCGCAGCCGTGGACCGTAGGGGCCACGCAGGTTGGCGCACTTGGTGTGAACGGCATTGGATGGTCAATCGTGCGATTGCCGGAGATTGGCGGAACCATGAGAAGCACAACGGTGCAATGGAGCGGAACGGCCACGGCGCTTTTGGTGGCAGAGCTGGCGCTCATTGCGCTAATGCTCCTGATCACGTTCTTCGTGCAGGCGCGCAAAAAGGATTTCATCTAG
- a CDS encoding TonB-dependent receptor yields MLDQKTLNILSTRRSLSGGLLSFSFLTLFSLIVLLTIPAARAQEYRGTILGQVKDPRGAIISQAIITAVGPQQTYTARSLADGDYILPFVQPGTYVVSAEAPGFGKEVQRDVVIDVSSKINLNFALQVGSVAETVTVQADEVGMNTADASGGTVMDPEKVQNLPLNGRQAYMLLSLTPGVKFTTTTFGATSNSGTRGWDETNAYSISGQPGTFNQFLLNGAPITEQGGSAAGTWNIAPSIDAIQEFKVMTTTFDAQYGRAGAGIMNTILKSGSPKFHGTLYDFWENSIMEANSYELDQQGTPKEYHNQHQFGGTIGGPFLKKNGYFFFSYEGWREVLPDGIITTVPTADMYPDALGNVNLTGYLDAVHKTGIYDPETTTCAAPTTSGGCNTYTRSLFANDTIPASRVSAIGVKMMDLFPAPNRSGYVNNYVFNTSTPYAYNMPIARVDYDLSDATRIYGIFAWWAGLTTRNSNGLPGAAAEGGTDSYRSSLTQVVDLTHTFSPRRIGDIRASFNRMWAHDPSGNVAAGISTLTAADLGLTMPQIPTTSRQWAPVVDLGDGYPNMIGNEGDPTMYETYDLSPSILQVLRKHNLHYGTEFMLFHDVNAGLGQPNGAFSFTTGFTQQNPFQAKSDGSVLADLLLGYPGSGSVQYQTAPYESYNYYAAYIQDDWKVKSNLTFNVGLRWETETSPRERHDHLLAGMCFTCTNPITSQITFPTGNQLPNGAAMANPILGGVQFESGSLSAYQNTFGRVLPKFGFSYGINKNMVVHGGVAWSTAVGTELGNENPWSQTTEYNSSPDGGLHPASSFNNGVPFPNGYAALPGSSQGLATLVGQSLSLDLRNRKLPLVEQYTLGVQVALPAHIVGEATYLGVHASDIPTSKQMNALTPAQWQQGHATPSYLDQLVPNPFYGALPNTLALGANPTIAAKYLMVPYPQYDGSLTVTDNSQGYDNYNGLLLKAEKRFAGTGVLSNGLSFLSSFTWSKAMAATGFLNDGAAGLVDANPNYQIYGTDRPWDFAFSGLYGLPIGRGGWIAPGAHGVLGEGISGWQLDWVFTNDGGTPVSYPNQNQYNCGTYDIKSSHKSYESYLNNSQASCWTTLPEYTTITAKSAVTTVRNPWAQQTAMGVEKKFAVSEGVNVQFKAEAFNLTNTPIFGSPSTSNPQTPITRTSVLNPNQPGAWSGYGTIGSTEANFPRRVQLSLKVLF; encoded by the coding sequence ATGCTCGACCAAAAAACCTTGAACATCCTGTCAACGAGAAGAAGTCTGTCCGGTGGCCTACTCTCGTTTTCCTTTCTCACGCTCTTTTCACTCATAGTTTTGCTGACAATCCCAGCCGCCCGCGCGCAGGAATATCGAGGTACGATTCTGGGTCAGGTAAAGGACCCCAGGGGCGCCATCATCTCCCAGGCGATCATCACCGCGGTTGGTCCGCAACAGACCTATACGGCCAGGAGTTTGGCGGATGGAGACTATATTCTCCCGTTCGTGCAACCCGGCACCTATGTAGTTTCCGCAGAAGCCCCGGGGTTCGGGAAAGAGGTTCAGCGGGATGTCGTCATCGACGTTTCCAGCAAAATTAACCTCAACTTTGCTCTTCAGGTGGGTTCAGTCGCAGAGACTGTTACTGTGCAGGCGGATGAGGTCGGCATGAATACGGCTGATGCGTCGGGTGGCACCGTCATGGATCCGGAGAAGGTGCAAAACCTTCCCCTGAATGGTCGGCAGGCTTACATGCTCCTGTCGCTGACGCCGGGGGTGAAGTTCACGACGACAACTTTTGGCGCAACCAGCAATTCCGGGACGCGAGGTTGGGATGAAACCAATGCCTACTCCATCAGTGGGCAGCCAGGTACCTTTAATCAGTTCCTGCTGAATGGCGCCCCGATCACAGAACAAGGCGGATCGGCGGCGGGCACGTGGAATATCGCTCCCAGCATCGACGCGATCCAGGAGTTCAAGGTGATGACGACCACGTTCGACGCGCAATATGGGCGTGCCGGCGCGGGCATCATGAACACCATTCTCAAGAGCGGCAGTCCTAAGTTCCACGGCACGCTGTACGACTTTTGGGAGAACTCCATCATGGAAGCCAACAGCTATGAGCTCGACCAGCAAGGCACCCCCAAGGAGTATCACAATCAACACCAGTTTGGCGGCACGATTGGCGGGCCGTTTCTTAAGAAAAATGGCTACTTCTTCTTCAGTTACGAAGGGTGGCGCGAGGTGCTGCCCGATGGGATCATCACCACTGTCCCTACCGCAGATATGTATCCCGACGCATTGGGCAATGTCAATCTAACCGGATATCTGGACGCGGTTCACAAAACCGGCATCTACGATCCTGAGACAACAACCTGCGCGGCTCCAACCACCTCTGGTGGATGCAATACGTACACTCGCTCCCTGTTTGCGAATGACACGATTCCCGCCTCGCGGGTCAGCGCTATAGGCGTGAAGATGATGGACCTGTTTCCAGCGCCCAATCGCAGTGGATATGTCAATAATTACGTCTTCAATACCAGCACTCCCTATGCCTATAACATGCCGATCGCACGGGTTGACTACGACCTCAGCGACGCGACACGGATCTATGGCATCTTTGCATGGTGGGCTGGCCTGACCACGCGCAACTCCAACGGTCTGCCTGGCGCTGCCGCTGAGGGAGGAACTGACAGCTATCGTTCCAGTCTGACTCAGGTAGTCGATTTAACACACACCTTCAGCCCACGACGCATCGGCGATATCCGGGCATCCTTCAATCGAATGTGGGCCCACGACCCGTCGGGCAACGTGGCCGCGGGCATCAGCACCCTCACTGCCGCCGACCTGGGTCTCACGATGCCACAGATTCCGACTACCTCGCGCCAATGGGCGCCGGTGGTCGACCTGGGGGACGGGTACCCCAACATGATTGGCAACGAGGGCGATCCAACGATGTACGAGACATACGACCTCAGCCCGTCGATCCTGCAGGTTCTTCGGAAGCACAATCTGCACTACGGCACGGAGTTCATGCTTTTTCATGACGTGAATGCAGGCCTTGGGCAGCCCAACGGCGCGTTCAGCTTTACTACCGGCTTTACTCAGCAGAATCCCTTCCAGGCTAAGAGTGATGGTTCGGTGCTCGCCGATTTGCTTTTGGGCTATCCGGGCTCGGGCAGCGTTCAGTACCAGACCGCTCCATACGAGTCTTACAACTACTACGCCGCCTATATCCAGGACGATTGGAAGGTTAAGAGCAACCTGACCTTTAACGTGGGTTTACGCTGGGAAACGGAAACATCTCCACGGGAAAGGCACGATCACCTGCTGGCAGGCATGTGCTTTACCTGCACCAATCCGATCACCAGTCAAATCACTTTTCCTACTGGCAACCAACTGCCCAATGGCGCCGCGATGGCGAATCCCATTCTCGGCGGAGTGCAGTTTGAAAGCGGAAGCCTCTCCGCATACCAGAACACCTTCGGTCGAGTTCTGCCGAAGTTCGGTTTTTCTTATGGCATCAACAAGAACATGGTGGTGCATGGTGGCGTGGCCTGGAGCACGGCTGTGGGCACTGAACTCGGCAACGAGAATCCCTGGAGCCAAACTACGGAATATAACTCGTCGCCGGATGGCGGGCTCCATCCCGCGTCGAGCTTCAACAACGGCGTGCCTTTCCCGAACGGCTATGCTGCGCTGCCGGGCAGCTCGCAGGGACTGGCGACGCTTGTCGGCCAGAGCCTCAGTCTCGATCTGCGCAACCGAAAACTTCCTCTAGTGGAGCAATACACGCTCGGCGTGCAAGTTGCCCTGCCGGCGCACATTGTTGGTGAGGCCACTTACCTAGGGGTTCACGCTAGCGACATACCCACGTCCAAGCAGATGAATGCCCTTACTCCGGCGCAATGGCAGCAGGGTCATGCCACACCGAGTTATCTGGACCAACTGGTGCCGAATCCTTTCTATGGCGCGCTTCCTAATACGTTGGCACTGGGAGCCAACCCGACCATCGCGGCCAAATACCTGATGGTCCCCTATCCGCAATATGACGGAAGCTTGACTGTTACCGACAACTCCCAGGGTTATGACAATTACAATGGCCTTCTTCTGAAAGCCGAAAAGCGTTTTGCAGGTACCGGAGTATTGAGCAATGGCCTGAGTTTTCTCAGCTCCTTCACGTGGTCGAAAGCTATGGCGGCAACTGGATTCCTGAACGATGGTGCCGCTGGCCTGGTGGATGCCAATCCGAATTATCAGATTTACGGAACAGATCGGCCATGGGACTTCGCTTTCAGCGGCCTGTATGGTTTGCCGATTGGCCGTGGTGGCTGGATCGCACCGGGCGCGCATGGGGTTTTGGGCGAGGGCATCAGCGGCTGGCAGCTTGACTGGGTTTTCACGAACGACGGCGGGACTCCGGTTAGCTATCCGAATCAAAATCAATACAACTGCGGTACGTACGATATCAAGTCCTCTCACAAGAGCTACGAGAGTTACCTCAATAATTCCCAGGCTTCGTGCTGGACCACCTTGCCCGAATACACAACGATCACGGCAAAGTCGGCGGTGACGACGGTCCGTAACCCGTGGGCGCAGCAGACGGCCATGGGCGTCGAAAAGAAGTTTGCTGTGAGCGAGGGGGTTAATGTGCAATTCAAGGCGGAGGCATTTAATTTGACGAACACTCCGATCTTTGGTTCTCCCAGCACGAGTAATCCGCAAACACCGATTACTCGCACCAGTGTGCTGAATCCCAACCAGCCTGGCGCCTGGTCTGGCTACGGAACCATCGGTTCAACTGAGGCGAATTTTCCTCGGCGCGTGCAGTTGTCGTTGAAGGTTCTCTTCTAA
- a CDS encoding bifunctional YncE family protein/alkaline phosphatase family protein: MKSPIWIGFLPAILIACLASSVGAQDPIGAPQAVPSGQIVTPLAPAGARFSRLNPGLKDFPDYTAGQAVKTALSPDGNTLLILTSGYNRLNNAKGVREAADSNEYVFVFDLSHGALEQKQVFQVPNTFVGMAFSPDGNQFYVSGGVDDNIHAFSRSNGLWAESGPPMALGHAHGVGIRQKPTVANLAVTDDGKTLVAANIYNDSISIIDLASRGKVGELDLRPGIIDRSKSGVAGGESPFGVAIKGSRIAYVSSERDREIDVVDISKSASPKLLARIPVLGNPNNLVLNATQTRLFAAADNSDRISVIDTATNAVVETIHTTAPSGLLRRQEQLPGAASNSLVLSPDQKTLYVSNGGMNAIAVITLAPGQPHHVVGLIPTGWYPQSVSISRDGRMLYDVNSKSNPGPNPLYDGTPQPADGFRAHQIPNQYILQLEKAGLQALPVPDRAELARLTRQVAENNFLDTLPDEQDEHVMAALRQHIKHVIYIVKENRTYDQVLGDLDRGNGDPSLAEFGKVITPNQHRLAEQFVDLDNFYCSGEVSGNGWPWSTSAREMDINVKTVPLSYAGRGSPRGINVDMPTVAERQINNPNYPNDPNLLPGLNDDNAPDGPDGEKQQGYIWSSVLRHGLTLRNYGFEATIPPNTPEVPDPFTSHTIVDVPTRPQLVGRTDPYFRAFDNAYPDFRRELEWEREFDQYVAHGDLPSLELVRFMHDHEGNFDTAIDDINTPERETADNDYAVGKLIERIAHSPYKDSTLIFIIEDDAQAGPDHVDAHRSIGFVAGPYVKQSGVVHERYSTVNMIRTMEDVLGIGHLNLNDAYQRPMTAAFDLNQSDWTYSAITPAPISQSLGTQRQQSDLGTEFHDAHSAAYWASLTRGFDWSTEDRVPPVLFNRILWKGLTDGQAYPLERNGQDYSRNRATVLKDRSIRFRYEGQ; this comes from the coding sequence ATGAAATCGCCTATCTGGATCGGATTCCTGCCAGCCATCCTAATCGCATGTCTCGCTTCGTCAGTGGGTGCACAGGATCCCATCGGCGCGCCGCAAGCGGTGCCTTCAGGCCAGATCGTCACGCCGCTGGCTCCGGCTGGTGCCAGGTTCTCGAGGCTCAATCCGGGCCTTAAGGATTTCCCTGACTACACCGCAGGCCAAGCCGTCAAGACAGCCCTTAGTCCTGATGGTAATACGCTCCTGATCCTGACGAGTGGCTACAACCGTCTCAACAATGCGAAAGGCGTTCGTGAGGCGGCTGACTCGAATGAGTATGTATTTGTTTTCGATCTGAGCCACGGCGCGCTTGAGCAGAAGCAGGTTTTCCAGGTACCCAATACCTTCGTTGGCATGGCCTTTTCGCCGGATGGTAATCAGTTCTATGTCTCCGGTGGAGTCGACGACAATATCCATGCCTTCTCCAGAAGCAACGGTCTCTGGGCTGAGAGCGGTCCACCGATGGCGCTTGGCCATGCACATGGTGTAGGCATCCGCCAAAAACCAACGGTCGCAAATCTGGCTGTGACAGACGACGGCAAGACTCTGGTCGCCGCCAACATCTACAATGACTCGATCTCGATCATCGACCTCGCCAGCCGTGGTAAAGTAGGCGAACTCGATCTGCGCCCCGGTATCATTGATCGCTCCAAGAGTGGCGTTGCCGGCGGCGAATCCCCATTCGGTGTCGCGATCAAAGGCAGCCGGATCGCCTATGTGTCGAGCGAGCGTGACCGGGAAATCGATGTGGTCGACATTTCGAAGTCGGCCAGCCCGAAGCTGCTGGCGCGTATTCCGGTGCTGGGAAATCCAAATAATCTGGTCTTGAACGCTACACAGACGCGGCTCTTTGCGGCCGCAGACAACAGTGACCGGATCTCCGTGATCGACACGGCAACGAACGCAGTCGTCGAGACTATCCACACCACGGCGCCCAGCGGCCTGTTGCGGCGTCAGGAACAGCTTCCGGGTGCAGCGTCGAACAGTCTCGTACTGTCTCCCGATCAGAAGACGCTGTACGTCAGCAACGGCGGCATGAATGCGATCGCGGTAATCACGCTCGCGCCGGGGCAGCCGCACCATGTGGTTGGCCTGATACCCACTGGCTGGTACCCGCAGTCGGTCAGCATCAGCCGTGACGGGAGAATGCTGTACGACGTCAACAGCAAGAGTAATCCTGGCCCCAATCCGCTGTACGATGGGACTCCGCAACCTGCCGATGGATTCCGCGCTCACCAGATCCCGAACCAATACATTCTGCAACTCGAAAAGGCGGGCCTGCAGGCCCTTCCGGTACCTGATCGGGCGGAACTGGCGCGGCTTACCCGTCAGGTCGCAGAGAACAACTTTCTCGACACGTTGCCGGACGAACAGGACGAACACGTAATGGCTGCGCTTCGTCAACACATCAAGCATGTCATCTACATTGTGAAAGAAAATCGGACATACGATCAGGTTCTCGGCGATCTCGATCGCGGCAATGGAGATCCCAGCCTTGCCGAATTCGGAAAGGTCATTACACCCAACCAACACCGGCTGGCGGAACAGTTCGTCGATCTGGACAACTTCTATTGCAGCGGTGAAGTAAGCGGCAACGGCTGGCCGTGGAGCACCTCAGCGCGCGAGATGGACATCAATGTGAAGACGGTTCCATTGAGCTATGCCGGGCGCGGCTCACCGCGGGGCATCAATGTGGATATGCCCACAGTTGCCGAGCGTCAGATCAATAATCCTAACTATCCGAATGATCCCAATCTGCTCCCTGGGCTGAACGACGACAATGCACCTGACGGGCCGGATGGAGAAAAGCAGCAAGGCTATATCTGGAGTTCCGTATTGCGCCACGGTTTGACCCTGCGCAACTACGGTTTCGAAGCTACCATTCCGCCTAACACTCCTGAGGTTCCCGATCCCTTTACAAGCCATACGATCGTTGACGTTCCCACCAGGCCGCAACTTGTCGGCCGCACCGATCCCTACTTTCGCGCCTTCGACAACGCGTATCCCGATTTCCGGCGCGAGTTAGAGTGGGAACGCGAATTCGACCAATATGTTGCTCATGGCGATCTGCCCAGCCTGGAACTTGTCCGATTCATGCATGACCATGAAGGCAACTTCGACACGGCCATCGATGACATCAATACTCCGGAAAGAGAGACCGCAGACAACGATTACGCAGTCGGCAAGCTGATCGAGCGGATCGCTCATAGTCCGTACAAAGACTCAACACTGATCTTCATCATCGAAGACGACGCACAGGCCGGTCCCGATCACGTCGATGCCCATCGCAGTATCGGCTTCGTCGCAGGGCCCTATGTCAAGCAGAGCGGCGTGGTTCATGAGCGCTACTCAACGGTGAATATGATCCGCACCATGGAGGACGTGCTGGGAATCGGCCATCTCAATCTCAACGATGCTTATCAGCGGCCAATGACAGCGGCATTTGATCTCAATCAGTCCGATTGGACCTACAGTGCCATCACTCCTGCGCCTATTTCACAATCCCTGGGTACGCAACGTCAGCAAAGTGATCTTGGAACGGAATTTCATGACGCACACTCTGCTGCATATTGGGCAAGTCTGACGCGTGGGTTTGACTGGTCTACTGAGGATCGCGTTCCGCCTGTCCTCTTCAATCGGATACTTTGGAAAGGCCTGACAGATGGACAGGCATATCCTTTGGAAAGAAACGGGCAAGACTACAGCCGCAACCGCGCGACCGTACTCAAAGACCGCAGCATCCGCTTTCGCTACGAAGGACAGTAA
- a CDS encoding acyltransferase family protein, with protein sequence MQSPSTQRLFQLSYLRAFVTLLVVIHHTLLAYMTIKPPRYSFTGPTLPWAAFPIIDSVKWPGFDLLVGWNDIFFMALMFLVSGLFVWPGLKRHSAGMYIRRRLLRLGLPFVIGAGVLAPLAYYPAYLQCGGEPRLSSYASAWFTLSIWPAGPVWFLWVLFVFDCIAVISFKAIPRAVEAMAIRVCAVSKRPMLLFLMLGTISLVVYAPMSMRFGSLTWWSWEPFAVQASRVLHYFVYFVMGVCLGAFGTETEFFARTGKLARGWWLWCIRSAAMFTVTIVCVRFGIATGGRIGFAFSCAASSLFVMALVIRFARPWRWADSLSANAYGIYLAHYVFVIWIQYAVLHWSAPAFVKGLAVSLAAVVMSWMTVALMRRSKLIARVV encoded by the coding sequence ATGCAAAGTCCATCAACGCAACGGCTGTTTCAGCTTTCCTATCTGCGCGCGTTTGTGACGCTGCTGGTGGTGATCCATCACACCTTGCTTGCTTACATGACGATCAAGCCGCCTCGGTATTCTTTCACAGGCCCGACACTGCCGTGGGCAGCATTCCCCATCATCGATAGCGTAAAGTGGCCTGGCTTCGACCTGCTGGTCGGCTGGAACGACATTTTCTTCATGGCCCTGATGTTTCTTGTCTCCGGACTCTTCGTGTGGCCTGGATTGAAGCGCCACAGTGCAGGAATGTATATCCGGCGGCGCCTGCTGAGACTGGGTCTTCCGTTTGTGATCGGCGCAGGCGTGCTGGCTCCCCTGGCGTATTACCCGGCATATCTTCAGTGTGGCGGCGAGCCGCGCCTCAGTAGCTATGCCAGCGCGTGGTTTACGTTGAGCATATGGCCCGCAGGGCCGGTGTGGTTTTTGTGGGTGCTGTTCGTCTTCGACTGCATAGCGGTGATCAGTTTCAAGGCGATTCCGCGCGCTGTAGAGGCAATGGCCATTCGAGTGTGCGCTGTGAGCAAGCGGCCGATGCTCCTCTTCTTGATGCTCGGCACAATATCGCTAGTCGTCTACGCGCCGATGTCGATGCGCTTCGGCTCGCTGACCTGGTGGAGCTGGGAACCATTTGCAGTGCAGGCCAGCCGCGTTTTGCACTACTTTGTCTATTTCGTAATGGGCGTTTGCCTGGGTGCGTTCGGGACTGAGACCGAATTCTTTGCGCGGACGGGAAAGCTGGCGCGTGGATGGTGGCTTTGGTGCATCCGCTCCGCCGCGATGTTCACGGTCACGATCGTGTGTGTTCGATTCGGGATCGCGACAGGTGGGAGGATCGGATTCGCATTTTCGTGCGCCGCATCGAGCCTGTTTGTGATGGCTCTGGTGATTCGCTTTGCGCGGCCCTGGCGATGGGCGGACAGCCTGAGCGCAAACGCGTATGGGATCTACCTTGCGCATTACGTGTTTGTTATCTGGATACAGTACGCGGTACTGCATTGGTCGGCGCCGGCATTCGTCAAGGGCCTGGCAGTATCGCTTGCAGCAGTAGTAATGAGTTGGATGACGGTAGCGCTCATGAGGCGAAGTAAGCTGATTGCGCGAGTCGTCTGA
- a CDS encoding PAS domain-containing sensor histidine kinase: MADDNPISIEDQSLSLRQIVDSSPALLHTARPDGYLDFFNQTWLDFSGLPLEKLLGWGWTSCIHPDDVEGFVQNMRESFAKGQPFQETSRVRRADGVYRWMSHLKAPVFDRVGNLIKWNGSSIDIDDRKRAEEQLTKSIHESQRSQFHLAEAQRLGHIGSWVFEPTGAFEYWSDELFGIYGLDPEGDAPTLDEYLARVHPHDREFMASLIKRMLAEGLGCDVTKRIVRPDGEVRHIRCVGVPVVEDGILKRIVGNAIDVTEHEILTQELLRREVCWAEAERLSHTGSFGWKPGSGENAWSDETYRIFEYDPAVKVTLDMFMERVHPEDRNFVFEVVERASTSGGAIDCEYRLLFPDDRVKYIRILARSLGTASDDLEFAGAVIDITEAKEAEERIRRNEGELRTLVEAIPAYVGTAEPDGSVDFISQSWLDYTGFSREQGIGGGWAGAIHPDDVGRVLANWQAGLAAGSPVEHELRCRRADGTYHWFLYRSLPLREDGGSVVKWYGTLTNIDALKEIESALQMREHELIGIIETIPSMLWSTSPTGEPTHLSQRVLEYFGVPLDELLNRGWDRFIHPDDREQTAKAFVRAINAGESYSAINRLRRADGEYRWHHSMGEPLRGPYGKIIQWYGLSIDIDERKRAEDHLRDTRIKLAKASRLATVAELAGSIAHELNQPLMSILANAQAARRWLNAAPSNVMEANWSIERVIRDARSADETMQHIRALFKQESFEKKDVSIPDILHEIVRVVQEDPKKRDVPIECCFEESLPVVHADQIQIQQVFINLIVNAFEALEGQQVAPVVVLRATTDSHGMLVQVIDNGPGVNDPNRIFDAFMTTKEKGMGIGLTVSRSIVEAHGGRLWAENNRSGGATFNVALPLIHTGRVTLQTQE, from the coding sequence ATGGCGGATGACAACCCAATCTCGATTGAGGATCAGAGTCTAAGTCTTCGTCAAATTGTCGACTCGTCTCCCGCGCTTCTTCATACTGCGCGGCCGGATGGCTACCTCGATTTCTTTAATCAGACATGGCTCGATTTCAGCGGTTTGCCACTGGAAAAATTGTTGGGATGGGGTTGGACTTCTTGTATTCATCCCGATGACGTCGAAGGCTTTGTGCAAAATATGCGAGAGTCCTTCGCCAAGGGCCAGCCCTTTCAGGAAACATCACGAGTGCGAAGAGCCGATGGTGTCTATCGGTGGATGTCGCACCTCAAAGCTCCGGTATTTGATAGGGTTGGAAACCTTATTAAGTGGAATGGTTCAAGCATCGACATTGATGACCGGAAGAGAGCAGAGGAACAACTTACAAAGAGCATCCATGAGTCGCAGAGGAGCCAGTTCCATTTAGCCGAAGCACAACGCCTGGGTCATATTGGCAGTTGGGTCTTCGAGCCTACCGGCGCCTTTGAATACTGGTCCGATGAACTTTTTGGCATCTATGGTCTCGATCCGGAAGGAGACGCGCCCACCCTTGACGAGTATCTGGCTCGTGTCCATCCGCACGATCGTGAATTCATGGCGTCGCTGATCAAGCGAATGCTTGCTGAAGGTTTGGGATGCGATGTCACCAAGCGCATCGTGCGACCTGATGGCGAAGTTAGGCATATTCGTTGCGTCGGTGTCCCTGTTGTAGAAGACGGGATTCTGAAAAGAATCGTGGGTAATGCCATAGATGTGACAGAGCACGAGATTCTTACTCAGGAACTCCTGCGTCGCGAAGTCTGTTGGGCCGAAGCTGAAAGGCTAAGTCATACAGGTAGTTTCGGATGGAAGCCCGGCAGCGGAGAGAATGCCTGGTCGGATGAAACCTACCGCATCTTCGAATACGATCCGGCGGTGAAGGTCACGCTTGACATGTTCATGGAGCGCGTTCACCCTGAGGATCGTAATTTCGTGTTTGAGGTCGTAGAACGAGCTTCTACTAGTGGTGGCGCCATCGATTGCGAGTATCGTTTGCTCTTTCCCGACGATCGCGTCAAGTATATTCGAATCCTGGCGAGGTCATTGGGAACGGCGTCCGATGACCTCGAGTTCGCTGGGGCGGTCATCGATATAACCGAGGCAAAGGAAGCAGAGGAACGAATCCGGCGCAACGAGGGAGAGCTTCGGACTCTCGTTGAGGCGATCCCCGCTTATGTGGGGACCGCCGAGCCAGACGGATCCGTCGATTTCATAAGCCAAAGTTGGCTGGACTACACGGGGTTCTCCAGAGAACAGGGGATTGGCGGGGGGTGGGCCGGTGCGATCCATCCCGACGACGTCGGTCGAGTATTGGCAAACTGGCAGGCGGGATTGGCCGCCGGATCGCCCGTCGAGCATGAACTACGCTGCCGGCGCGCGGATGGAACCTATCACTGGTTTTTGTATCGCAGTCTCCCTCTCCGTGAGGATGGAGGAAGCGTTGTTAAGTGGTACGGGACTCTTACGAACATCGATGCATTGAAGGAGATAGAAAGCGCTCTTCAGATGCGAGAACATGAACTTATTGGCATCATCGAAACAATTCCCTCAATGCTGTGGTCAACCTCACCGACCGGGGAACCAACTCATCTCTCTCAAAGAGTTCTCGAATATTTTGGCGTTCCTTTAGATGAACTTCTCAATCGAGGGTGGGACAGATTCATTCATCCAGATGATAGAGAGCAGACCGCGAAGGCATTCGTCCGAGCGATCAACGCTGGAGAGTCGTACAGCGCAATAAACCGCTTGCGACGCGCAGATGGAGAGTACCGGTGGCATCACTCGATGGGAGAACCATTGCGTGGTCCGTACGGCAAGATCATTCAGTGGTATGGTCTCTCGATTGATATTGATGAGCGAAAACGCGCAGAAGACCATCTTCGCGATACACGTATCAAACTCGCAAAGGCGTCGCGATTGGCGACCGTCGCCGAACTCGCAGGCTCGATCGCTCACGAACTGAACCAGCCACTCATGTCGATACTTGCAAACGCACAGGCGGCAAGGAGGTGGTTGAATGCCGCTCCGTCGAATGTGATGGAGGCGAATTGGTCGATTGAACGGGTTATACGAGATGCCCGCTCGGCTGACGAGACCATGCAACATATTCGAGCACTCTTCAAGCAGGAGTCATTCGAGAAGAAAGATGTCAGCATTCCGGACATACTTCATGAAATTGTCCGAGTTGTGCAGGAGGACCCGAAAAAGCGTGACGTGCCTATCGAGTGCTGCTTCGAAGAGTCTCTGCCTGTAGTCCATGCCGATCAGATTCAAATCCAGCAAGTCTTCATTAATCTGATCGTGAACGCGTTCGAGGCCTTGGAGGGACAACAAGTGGCCCCGGTGGTCGTACTCCGGGCGACGACAGATTCACACGGGATGTTGGTTCAAGTGATCGACAACGGGCCGGGCGTCAATGATCCTAACCGAATCTTTGACGCCTTTATGACGACAAAAGAAAAAGGCATGGGTATAGGCTTGACGGTGTCACGCTCCATTGTTGAGGCCCATGGAGGTCGGCTTTGGGCCGAGAACAACAGAAGTGGCGGTGCAACCTTCAATGTGGCTTTACCGCTAATCCACACGGGTCGCGTCACCCTTCAAACCCAGGAATAG